The Halichoerus grypus chromosome 9, mHalGry1.hap1.1, whole genome shotgun sequence genome has a window encoding:
- the SFTA2 gene encoding surfactant-associated protein 2, whose translation MGARMPFFLFLTLLGSSQGTGPGMTLQLKLKDSFLTNFSYESSFLELLEKLCLLLYLPSGTNVTLHHAGSPRHVICKV comes from the exons ATGGGGGCCAGGatgcccttcttcctcttcctgactCTCCTGGGCAGCTCACAGGGAACAG GGCCAGGAATGACTTTGCAGCTGAAGCTGAAGGACTCCTTTCTAACAAATTTCTCCTATGAGTCCAGCTTCCTGGAATTGCTCGAGAAG ctctgcctcctccttTACCTCCCGTCAGGGACCAACGTCACCCTCCATCATGCAGGATCCCCAcgccatgtcatctgcaaagtcTGA